In one Chitinophaga sancti genomic region, the following are encoded:
- a CDS encoding AAA family ATPase, with protein sequence MKKTVTEIEPDISIFVGSNNSGKTSAAHAVDIFINGKKDVLSIYDFTSYCWAEINKMGDDPQKSIQDEIELPCITLDLWFTIEDNDLHRVLDLLPEMSYKGKVLGARIQFQPKNSQETFKRYSEVKQKASQYAAEDANKSYAPWPKNLVDYLGKDLQDEYEFKYFPLDRSKFDDDFEQQAEYKPFSFPPDKGKSLVKSLVRIDILHAQRYLSDQAANGRSEDLSKCLSRFYKRNLQKREEDHTALSALFDSEVQFNDHLKNVFKETLEKLKELGYPGILNPHLVIRSALNPTLIMSQDTKVHYSLDGKDDSVTLPDNYSGLGFKNLIYMVVELLDIQARWVEEEENRALLQLIVIEEPEAHLHAQLQQVFIRQILNILKIEGQDAEYYSTQLILTTHSAQILFEKGFKPIRYFRREGDAGTGQHSTSLNVSRFYKDNPHSDFLERYMKLTHCDLFFADAAILVEGTVERILLPLMIEKCATDLQSSYASILEVGGAYAFRFKRLLEFLGIPALIVTDLDSVNQRKDEKVDEKVGKEIDEEVDEEDGEIGEFELEIENTSGETEGQPATVKYKIGKACMANTADAITSNQTLIQWLPKKTLIKELLAVEDTELLQEPGPATKTTVLVTYQREILVKLNKDEAKIAGRTLEEAFALENTVWCQDIKRSHLGLRFKRQPTTVLELAEKIHKRVKSTTFNKTSFALGVMAEDPKEWNVPTYIKQGLVWLAAQITPSAPPINPSMEKSILPYKTKV encoded by the coding sequence TTGAAGAAGACTGTAACTGAGATTGAGCCTGATATTTCAATATTTGTAGGCTCAAATAATAGCGGTAAAACATCTGCAGCCCATGCAGTAGATATTTTTATTAATGGAAAAAAAGATGTTTTGTCGATATATGATTTTACCAGTTATTGTTGGGCAGAAATAAATAAAATGGGCGATGACCCACAAAAAAGTATTCAGGATGAAATTGAGCTACCCTGTATAACATTAGATTTATGGTTTACAATTGAAGACAATGACCTCCACCGAGTTTTAGATCTTTTACCAGAGATGTCTTATAAAGGGAAAGTTTTAGGAGCCCGAATTCAATTTCAACCTAAAAATAGCCAGGAGACGTTCAAAAGGTATAGCGAAGTAAAACAAAAAGCTTCTCAATATGCAGCTGAAGATGCAAATAAGAGCTACGCGCCGTGGCCTAAAAATTTAGTTGATTACCTCGGAAAAGATTTACAGGATGAGTATGAATTTAAGTACTTTCCATTGGATCGTTCGAAGTTTGATGATGACTTTGAGCAGCAGGCGGAGTATAAACCTTTTTCTTTTCCTCCGGATAAGGGTAAATCACTGGTTAAATCGTTAGTACGTATTGATATTTTGCACGCACAGCGATATCTTTCAGATCAGGCTGCTAACGGACGTTCCGAAGATCTTTCGAAATGTTTAAGTAGGTTTTACAAAAGAAATCTTCAGAAAAGAGAAGAGGATCACACTGCATTGAGCGCTTTGTTTGATTCAGAGGTTCAGTTTAATGATCATCTGAAAAATGTATTTAAAGAAACACTCGAAAAACTAAAGGAGCTAGGTTATCCCGGCATTCTAAATCCGCACCTGGTAATCCGATCAGCCCTTAATCCAACCCTGATAATGAGCCAGGACACAAAAGTCCACTATTCACTGGATGGTAAAGATGATTCTGTAACATTGCCCGATAATTATAGTGGTTTAGGGTTTAAAAACCTTATTTATATGGTGGTGGAACTGTTAGACATTCAGGCCCGTTGGGTTGAAGAAGAAGAGAACAGGGCATTATTACAATTAATTGTTATCGAAGAGCCGGAAGCTCATTTACATGCCCAACTACAGCAGGTTTTTATACGACAAATACTTAATATTCTTAAAATCGAAGGTCAGGATGCTGAATACTACAGTACTCAGTTGATTTTAACCACGCATTCTGCACAAATATTATTCGAAAAAGGGTTCAAACCTATAAGGTACTTTAGAAGGGAAGGAGATGCAGGTACTGGTCAGCATTCCACTTCGTTAAACGTTTCAAGATTTTACAAGGACAATCCTCATAGCGACTTTTTGGAAAGGTATATGAAACTCACCCACTGCGATCTGTTTTTCGCAGATGCTGCAATTCTGGTTGAAGGAACAGTAGAAAGGATATTACTACCTCTGATGATTGAAAAATGTGCAACAGATTTACAAAGCTCTTATGCTAGTATCCTGGAAGTGGGAGGTGCTTACGCTTTCCGATTTAAAAGATTGTTGGAATTTTTGGGAATCCCTGCTCTGATAGTAACGGACCTTGACAGTGTAAATCAACGCAAGGATGAAAAAGTAGATGAAAAGGTGGGTAAAGAAATCGACGAGGAAGTGGATGAAGAAGATGGTGAAATTGGAGAGTTTGAACTTGAAATAGAAAATACATCTGGTGAAACAGAGGGCCAACCGGCCACGGTTAAATATAAAATTGGGAAGGCGTGTATGGCCAACACTGCCGATGCTATTACCTCCAATCAGACGCTGATACAATGGTTACCGAAAAAAACATTGATAAAGGAATTATTGGCTGTGGAGGATACTGAACTATTACAGGAGCCAGGGCCTGCCACAAAAACTACTGTGCTGGTTACATATCAAAGAGAAATCTTGGTAAAATTGAATAAGGATGAGGCTAAGATTGCGGGAAGAACTCTCGAAGAGGCCTTTGCTTTAGAAAATACGGTCTGGTGTCAGGATATCAAGCGGAGCCATCTTGGATTAAGATTTAAACGACAACCAACCACTGTTTTGGAGTTGGCAGAAAAAATCCATAAGCGTGTAAAATCAACCACATTTAACAAAACAAGTTTTGCCTTAGGTGTTATGGCTGAAGACCCGAAAGAATGGAATGTCCCTACTTACATAAAACAGGGTTTGGTTTGGCTTGCAGCACAAATAACACCAAGTGCCCCCCCGATCAATCCCTCAATGGAGAAATCAATTCTTCCTTACAAAACCAAAGTTTAA
- a CDS encoding UvrD-helicase domain-containing protein: protein MTRRINSPDTDADLKLHDCLERVPRVSFNMIAGAGSGKTTSLVKALSHVVSTNGNALRMRGQQIACITYTEIAAKEIWDDVGNTPLIHVSTIHSFLWTVIKPFQKDIKQWVAGRITEKCNELEEKSAKSRTREQTRKKIAKDLARLKAQAQGLDKTPYFNYGTGSNYAKGILGHEDIIKLVTASIMENEVLRKIISQKFPYIFVDESQDTFPKIVEALKLVDSTNSEKFCLGFFGDPMQRIYPTGIGEINPVNNWETITKPENFRCSQQVLKVINKIRKPADGLEQIGGRMEVVDGKPMHVEGSAQIFILPIEGEEQRTANLKKVQSICAKMLGDDNWLQEEKIKIFVIVHRMAAKRLKFPSLYAAMNDHYASFKEGFMDGTIWPIKPFLNFVLPVVSACKANENAAIISILRSQSPTLSAPSMKGAEVREALEFLKTGIDTLVPLLEESSNGTILDVFNVLIKYGLTEVDERILAHINETVERIETSEEDVEEEENSVANEVDAMKAYFACPAKEFWGYKKYFDQQSPFATQQGVKGAEFDRVITILDDEEGTHAQFSYDKYFGVAELSDTDKKNVREGKDYVVPRTRRLFYVSCSRARKDLVAVYFTSDVEKAIMKLNEENIFEKGKVFTLENL, encoded by the coding sequence ATGACCAGAAGAATAAACTCTCCTGATACAGATGCGGATCTGAAACTTCACGATTGCCTTGAAAGAGTACCGCGGGTAAGCTTTAATATGATCGCTGGCGCAGGATCAGGCAAAACCACTTCTTTGGTAAAGGCCCTTAGTCATGTGGTCAGCACCAATGGTAATGCATTAAGAATGCGGGGCCAGCAGATTGCCTGTATAACCTATACTGAGATTGCAGCTAAAGAAATCTGGGATGATGTTGGCAATACACCCCTAATACATGTCTCTACCATACACAGCTTTTTGTGGACGGTCATTAAACCTTTTCAGAAGGATATAAAGCAATGGGTTGCAGGAAGAATAACAGAAAAATGCAACGAGCTTGAGGAGAAATCTGCAAAGTCTCGTACCCGCGAACAGACTCGGAAGAAAATAGCAAAAGATTTAGCCAGGTTAAAAGCGCAGGCCCAGGGCCTTGATAAAACGCCATATTTTAACTATGGTACCGGTAGTAATTATGCTAAAGGAATATTAGGCCACGAAGATATAATTAAACTTGTTACGGCCAGTATAATGGAAAATGAAGTGCTAAGAAAGATCATTAGCCAAAAATTTCCTTATATTTTTGTTGATGAAAGCCAGGATACTTTTCCCAAAATTGTTGAGGCATTGAAACTTGTAGACAGTACAAATAGTGAGAAATTTTGCCTGGGATTTTTTGGTGACCCTATGCAAAGAATATATCCAACAGGTATTGGAGAAATTAATCCGGTTAACAACTGGGAAACAATAACAAAACCTGAAAACTTTCGTTGCTCCCAGCAGGTGTTAAAGGTCATTAATAAAATTAGAAAGCCGGCAGATGGACTCGAACAAATAGGAGGAAGAATGGAGGTTGTTGATGGTAAACCTATGCATGTTGAGGGCAGTGCTCAAATATTTATTTTGCCGATTGAAGGCGAAGAGCAAAGAACGGCGAACCTTAAGAAAGTACAGTCCATTTGCGCAAAGATGTTAGGGGACGACAATTGGCTGCAGGAAGAAAAAATTAAAATTTTTGTGATCGTTCACCGAATGGCAGCTAAACGCTTGAAGTTTCCCAGCCTTTATGCGGCAATGAACGATCATTACGCTTCATTCAAAGAAGGCTTTATGGACGGAACTATCTGGCCAATAAAGCCATTTTTAAATTTTGTTTTACCAGTCGTCTCGGCTTGCAAAGCAAATGAAAACGCTGCCATCATCAGTATCTTACGTTCGCAAAGTCCTACGCTTTCCGCCCCCAGTATGAAGGGCGCAGAAGTACGAGAGGCCCTGGAGTTTCTGAAAACCGGGATAGATACACTCGTGCCGTTATTGGAAGAGAGCTCGAATGGAACGATTTTAGATGTATTCAATGTGCTTATAAAGTATGGTCTAACTGAGGTTGACGAGAGAATATTGGCTCACATAAATGAAACCGTCGAACGAATCGAGACATCAGAAGAAGATGTAGAGGAAGAAGAAAATTCCGTTGCAAATGAGGTAGATGCAATGAAAGCATATTTCGCATGTCCTGCAAAGGAGTTTTGGGGCTATAAAAAGTATTTCGATCAACAATCGCCGTTTGCAACACAACAAGGAGTGAAAGGTGCAGAATTCGACAGGGTGATTACCATTCTTGATGATGAAGAGGGAACACACGCGCAGTTCTCTTATGATAAATATTTTGGTGTTGCAGAGCTGTCAGATACTGATAAGAAAAATGTTAGGGAAGGAAAAGATTATGTTGTCCCGCGTACCAGGCGCCTGTTTTATGTTT